One Aythya fuligula isolate bAytFul2 chromosome W, bAytFul2.pri, whole genome shotgun sequence genomic window carries:
- the LOC116501430 gene encoding olfactory receptor 14C36-like, producing the protein MPNSSSVTEFLLLAFADMRELQLLHFVLFLGIYLAALLGNGLILSAVACHHRLHTPMYFFLLNLALLDVGCISTTLPKAIANALWDTRAISYKACAAQLFLFAFFVVAEYCLLTVMAYDRYVAICKPLHYGSLLDSRACAQMAAAAWGSGFLNAVLHTANTFSLPLCHGNAVDQFFCEIPHILKLSCSDYYLREVGALVFSFSSAFGCFVFIVLSYMQIFRAVLRMPSSQGRHKAFSTCLPHLAVVSLFVSTAMFAYLKSPSISSPSLDLVVAFLYSVVPPVLNPLIYSMRNQELKEALWRLMT; encoded by the coding sequence ATGCCCAACAGCAGCTCAGTCACTgaattcctgctgctggcattcgcagacatgcgcgagctgcagctcctgcacttcgtgctcttcctgggcatctacctggctgccctcctgggcaacggcctcatcctcagcgcCGTAGCCTgccaccaccgcctccacacccccatgtacttcttcctcctcaacctggCCCTCCTCGAcgtgggctgcatctccaccactctgcccaaagccatagccaatgccctctgggacaccagggccatctcctataAAGCATGTGCTGCCCAactctttctctttgctttctttgtagtAGCTGAGTATTGCCTCCTCACTGTCATGGCCTAcgaccgctacgttgccatctgcaagcccctgcactacgggagcctcctggacagcagagcttgtgcccagatggcagcagctgcctggggcagtggctttctcaatgctgtcctgcacactgccaacacattttccctgcccctctgccacgGCAAcgctgtggaccagttcttctgtgaaatcccccacatCCTCAAGCTTTCCTGCTCAGACTACTACCTCAGGGAAGTTGGGGCACTTgtgtttagtttttcttcagcctttggttgttttgttttcattgtgctgtcctacatgcagatcttcagggcagtgctgaggatgccctcttctcagggccggcacaaagccttttccacgtgcctccctcacctggccgttGTCTCCCTCTTTGTCAGCACTGCcatgtttgcctacctgaagtctccctccatctcttccccatccctggacctGGTGGTAGCATTTCTATactcggtggtgcctccagTATTGAATCCTCTCATCTACAGtatgaggaaccaggagctcaaggaaGCCTTGTGGAGATTGATGACTTAA
- the LOC116501350 gene encoding olfactory receptor 14A16-like gives LHYGSLLGSRACAQMAAAAWGSGFLNAVLHTATTFSLPLCQGNAVEQFFCEIPHILKLSCSDYYLREVGFIAFSFCLGVSCFVFIVVSYVQIFRAVLRMPSEQGRHKAFSTCLPHLAVVSLFVSTGMVAYLKPNSVSSPSLDLLVSLLYSMLSPANPSVGGLLRVEEQQVPMATMVVHLRQRHANRDSLIAIHELGHRLESQGVDVELGSVV, from the exons ctgcactatgggagcctcctgggcagcagagcttgtgcccagatggcagcagctgcctggggcagtggctttctcaatgctgtcctgcacacagccactacattttccctgcccctctgccaaggcaatgctgtggagcagttcttctgtgaaatcccccacatcctcaagctctcctgctcagactACTACCTCAGGGAAGTTGGGTTTATTGCATTTAGCTTTTGTTTAGgtgtttcttgctttgttttcattgtggtgtcctatgtgcagatcttcagggcagtgctgaggatgccctctgagcagggccggcacaaagccttttccacgtgcctccctcacctggccgtggtctcccTGTTTGTCAGTACTGGCATggttgcctacctgaagcccaACTCAgtctcttccccatccctggatcTGCTGGTGTCACTTCTGTACTCCATGTTatctccagca AACCCTTCTGTTGGGGGTTTGCTgagggttgaagaacagcaggtgccaATGGCTACCATGGTGGTGCACCTGAGGCAGCGTCACgctaaccgagactccctgattgcCATCCATGAGCTGGGTCATCGACTGGAGAGCCAAggtgtagatgtagagcttgggAGCGTAGTTTAG
- the LOC116501351 gene encoding olfactory receptor 14J1-like, whose protein sequence is MPNISSVSEFLLLAFADTRELQLLHFALFLGIYLAALLGNGLILSAVACDHRLHTPMYFFLLNLALLDVGCISTTLPKAMANALWDTRAISYQGCAAQVLFFVFFFGSEYSILTIMAYDRYIAICKPLHYGSLLSSRACAQMAAAAWGSGFLNAVLHTANTFSLPLCQGNSVDQFFCQIPQIVKLSCSDAYLKEVELLVFSFSFVFGCFVFIVLSYVQIFRAVQRMPSVEGRHKAFSTCLPHLAVVSLFVSTDMFAYLKPPSLSSPSLDLLVAVLYSVVPPAVNPLIYSMRNQDLKDALRRLMTRDVTKSKK, encoded by the coding sequence ATGCCCAACATCAGCTCTGTGagtgagttcctcctgctggcattcgcagacacgcgcgagctgcagctcctgcactttgcgctcttcctgggcatctacctggctgccctcctgggcaacggcctcatcctcagtgccgtagcctgcgaccaccgcctccacacccccatgtacttcttcctcctcaacctcgccctcctcgacgtgggctgcatctccaccactctgcccaaagccatggccaatgccctctgggacaccagggccatctcctatcaaggctgtgctgctcaagttctcttttttgtcttcttctttggtTCAGAGTATTCAATTCTAACTATCATGGCCTACGaccgctacattgccatctgcaagcccctgcactatgggagcctcctgagcagcagagcttgtgcccagatggcagcagctgcctggggcagtggctttctcaatgctgtcctgcacacggccaacacattttccctgcccctctgccaaggcaacTCTGTTGACCAATTCTTTTGTCAAATTCCACAAATCGTGAAGCTCTCCTGTTCAGATGCCTACCTCAAGGAAGTTGAGCTActtgtgttcagtttttcttttgtatttggttgttttgttttcattgtgttgtcctatgtgcagatcttcagggcagtgcAGAGGATGCCCTCTGTGGAGGGCCGACACAAAGCATTTTCCACGTGCCTtcctcacctggccgtggtctcTCTGTTTGTCAGTACAGAcatgtttgcctacctgaagcccccctccctctcttccccatccctggaccttttggtggcagttctgtactcagtggtgcctccagcagtgaatcccctcatctacagcatgaggaaccaggatCTCAAGGATGCCTTGAGGAGACTGATGACTAGAGATgttacaaaatcaaaaaaatag